A part of Muntiacus reevesi chromosome 12, mMunRee1.1, whole genome shotgun sequence genomic DNA contains:
- the SCRIB gene encoding protein scribble homolog isoform X1, with amino-acid sequence MLKCIPLWRCNRHVESVDKRHCSLQAVPEEIYRYSRSLEELLLDANQLRELPKPFFRLLNLRKLGLSDNEIQRLPPEVANFMQLVELDVSRNDIPEIPESIKFCKALEIADFSGNPLSRLPEGFTQLRSLAHLALNDVSLQALPGDVGNLANLVTLELRENLLKSLPASLSFLVKLEQLDLGGNDLEVLPDTLGALPNLRELWLDRNQLSALPPELGNLRRLVCLDVSENRLEELPAELGGLVLLTDLLLSQNLLQRLPDGIGQLKQLSILKVDQNRLCEVTEAIGDCENLSELILTENLLTALPHSLGKLTKLTNLNVDRNHLEVLPPEIGGCVALSVLSLRDNRLAVLPPELAHTAELHVLDVAGNRLQSLPFALTHLNLKALWLAENQAQPMLRFQTEDDAQTGEKVLTCYLLPQQPLPSLEDPGLRSSPSESWGDAPLSRVSVIQFLEAPVGDDDPEEAAAEKRGLQRRATPHPSELKVMKRGVERRSEATSCRPDPVPPSPSEEEKRLSIESGLSADSHLSAGTASQGEPEDPLAEEEGLSQQEPMPATQEEVMEETYEELSQPTVRFAEDTLLLPREDGESEEGQPEAPWPLPGGRQRLIRKDTPHYKKHFKISKLPQPEAVVALLQGTPPDSEGPVGAGGWHNGPHMSWAPRAEEEEEGEAEEEEEGAAVEEEKAAASVPSVKGVSFDQANNLLIEPARIEEEELTLTIVRQTGGLGISIAGGKGSTPYKGDDEGIFISRVSEEGPAARAGVRVGDKLLEVNGVALQDAEHQQAVEALRGAGATVHMRLWRERMVEPENAVTVTALRPEDDYSPRERRGGSLRLPLLPPEPPRPPRQRHVACLVRSEKGLGFSIAGGKGSTPYRTGDGGIFISRIAEGGAAHRAGTLQVGDRVLSINGVDMTEARHDHAVSLLTAASPTIALLLEREAGGPRAPSPPPHSSPPTTAAPAAPGEPGPLRLSPGLLAAALEGPYPVEEICLPRAGGPLGLSIVGGSDHSSHPFGVQEPGVFISKVLPRGLAARSGLRVGDRILAVNGQDVREATHQEAVSALLRPCLELVLLVRRDPPPPGMRELCIQKAPGERLGISIRGGAKGHAGNPCDPTDEGIFISKVSPTGAAGRDGRLRVGLRLLEVNQQSLLGLTHGEAVQLLRSVGDTLTVLVCDGFDTSTATPEVSPGVIANPFAADLGRRNSLESISSIDRELSPEGPGKEKELPGQIPLWGPEATVLPGSGEMAEVPCSPGHQQIKPGVIQPLAQAWPRGSLAPRGRGGPQPPPSPPSPAELPANVKQAYRTFAAVPGLHPPLDTPAQPPMPGPTASPEQLSFRERQKYFELEMRVPQAEGPPKRVSLVGADDLRKMQEEEARKLQQKRAQMLRDAAADTVRPEADAPEDEEPEEEPLWAGQGPVAEGLGPASPPPQGGGAPVRTAKAERRHQERLRVQSPELPAPERALSPAERRALEAEKRALWRAARMKSLEQDALRAQMVLSKSQEGRSKRGPLERLAEAPSPAPTPSPTPLEDLGPQTGTSPGRLALSGRKFDYRVFAALPSSRPVYDMQSPDFTEELRSLEPPSSPGLPEEDGEVAMVLLGRPSPGSAGPEEVALCSSRRAVRPGRRGLGPVPS; translated from the exons ATGCTCAAGTGCATCCCGCTCTGGCGCTGCAACCGGCACGTGGAGTCGGTGGACAAGAGGCACTGCTCGCTGCAGGCCGTGCCCGAGGAGATCTACCGGTACAGCCGCAGCCTGGAGGAGCTGCTCCTCGACGCCAACCAGCTGCGCGAGCTGCCCAAG CCCTTCTTTAGGCTACTGAACCTGCGCAAGCTGGGCCTGAGCGATAATGAGATCCAGCGGTTGCCTCCGGAGGTGGCCAACTTCATGCAGCTGGTGGAGCTGGATGTGTCCCGGAATG ACATCCCTGAGATTCCTGAGAGCATCAAGTTCTGCAAAGCTCTGGAGATTGCTGACTTCAGTGGGAATCCCTTGTCCAG GCTCCCCGAAGGCTTCACTCAGCTACGCAGTCTGGCTCACCTGGCGCTAAATGACGTGTCCCTGCAGGCGCTGCCTGGGGACGTGGGCAA CCTTGCCAACCTGGTGACCCTGGAGCTCCGGGAGAATCTGCTCAAGTCCTTGCCTGC gtCCCTGTCTTTCCTGGTCAAGCTGGAACAGCTGGATTTGGGAGGCAACGATCTGGAAGTGCTG CCTGACACCCTGGGGGCCCTGCCCAACCTGAGGGAGCTGTGGCTGGACCGGAACCAGCTATCTGCCCTGCCCCCG GAGCTCGGGAATCTGCGGCGCCTGGTGTGCCTGGACGTGTCTGAGAACCGGCTGGAGGAGCTGCCTGCGGAGCTCGGGGGGCTGGTGCTGCTCACTGACCTGTTGCTCTCCCAGAATCTGCTGCAGCGGCTTCCGGACGGCATCG GTCAGTTGAAGCAGTTGTCCATCTTGAAGGTGGACCAGAATCGCCTGTGCGAGGTGACAGAAGCCATCGGGGACTGTGAGAACCTGTCGGAGCTGATTCTCACAGAGAACCTGCTGACG GCCCTGCCCCACTCCTTGGGGAAACTGACCAAGCTGACCAACCTCAACGTGGACCGGAACCACCTAGAGGTACTGCCACCTGAGATTGGGGGCTGCGTGGCACTCAGCGTCCTCTCTTTGAGGGACAACCGCCTGGCCGTCCTGCCACCAGAGCTTGCCCACACAGCTGAGCTACACGTGCTGGATGTGGCGGGCAACCG gctgcaGAGTCTGCCATTTGCACTCACGCACCTCAACCTGAAGGCCTTGTGGCTAGCAGAGAACCAGGCGCAGCCCATGCTTCGGTTCCAGACCGAGGATGACGCCCAGACAGGCGAGAAGGTTCTCACCTGCTACCTGCTGCCTCAGCAGCCGCTGCCCAGCCTTG AGGACCCTGGGCTGCGGAGCAGCCCTTCGGAAAGCTGGGGTGACGCCCCGCTCAGCCGTGTCAGCGTCATCCAGTTCCTGGAGGCCCCCGTGGGTGACGACGACCCGGAGGAAGCCGCTGCTGAGAAACGG GGTCTGCAGCGTCGGGCTACGCCACACCCCAGCGAGCTCAAGGTGATGAAGAGGGGTGTGGAGCGCCGGAGCGAAGCCACCTCCTGCAGGCCTGACCCTGTGCCACCCTCACCCTCCGAGGAG GAGAAGAGGCTGAGCATTGAGTCTGGCCTGAGTGCAGACTCGCACCTGTCTGCCGGCACAGCCTCCCAGGGCGAGCCTGAGGACCCGCTGGCTGAGGAGGAGGGGCTGAGCCAGCAGGAACCCATGCCAGCCACCCAGGAGGAGGTCATGGAGGAGACCTACGAAGAG CTCTCACAGCCCACCGTGCGCTTCGCGGAGGACACGCTGCTCCTGCCCAGGGAGGATGGCGAGAGTGAGGAGGGCCAGCCAGAGGCGCCCTGGCCCTTGCCAGGGGGCAGACAGAGGCTCATCCGCAAAGACACGCCCCACTACAAGAAGCACTTCAAGATCTCCAAGCTGCCCCAGCCTGAGGCCGTGgtggccctcctgcaggggacacCGCCAGACAGTGAGGGCccggtgggggctgggggctggcacAATGGCCCCCACATGTCCTGGGCTCCGAGagcagaagaagaggaggaaggcgaggctgaggaggaagaggagggggcggcggtggaggaggagaaggcggcCGCCTCTGTACCTTCTGTCAAG GGGGTGTCGTTTGACCAGGCCAATAACCTGCTGATAGAGCCCGCTCGCATTGAGGAGGAAGAG CTGACACTCACCATTGTGCGGCAGACGGGGGGCCTGGGCATCAGCATTGCGGGTGGCAAGGGCTCCACGCCCTATAAGGGGGATGACGAG GGCATTTTCATTTCCCGTGTGTCTGAGGAGGGCCCTGCGGCTCGGGCTGGGGTCCGAGTAGGTGACAAGCTCCTTGAG GTGAATGGCGTGGCCCTGCAGGACGCGGAGCACCAGCAGGCCGTGGAGGCGCTGCGTGGGGCGGGCGCCACCGTGCACATGCGGCTGTGGCGGGAGCGCATGGTGGAGCCTGAGAACGCGGTCACCGTCACGGCCCTGCGGCCCGAGGATGACTACAGCCCGCGGGAGCGGCGAGGGGGCAGCCTGCGCCTGCCCCTGCTCCCACCCGAGCCCCCCAGGCCCCCCCGCCAGCGCCACGTGGCCTGCCTTGTGCGCAGCGAGAAGGGGCTGGGCTTCAGCATCGCAGGCGGGAAAGGCTCCACGCCCTACCGGACCGGCGACGGG GGCATCTTCATCTCCCGCATCGCTGAGGGGGGCGCCGCCCACCGGGCAGGCACCCTGCAGGTCGGCGACCGCGTCCTTTCT ATCAACGGGGTGGACATGACCGAGGCCAGGCACGACCATGCCGTCTCCCTGCTGACCGCCGCCTCGCCCACCATCGCCCTGTTGCTGGAGCGGGAGGCTGGGGGGCCCCGAGCCCCGAGCCCTCCGCCccactcctccccacccaccactgctgcccctgctgccccaggggAGCCCGGGCCTCTGAGGCTGTCCCCTGGTTTGCTGGCCGCTGCCCTGGAGGGGCCGTACCCAGTGGAG GAGATCTGTCTGCCCAGAGCGGGGGGCCCCTTGGGGCTCAGCATCGTTGGGGGCTCCGACCACTCCAGCCACCCATTCGGTGTCCAGGAGCCTGGCGTGTTCATTTCTAAG GTGCTCCCGCGGGGCCTGGCTGCACGCAGCGGCCTGCGGGTCGGGGACCGCATCCTGGCAGTGAATGGGCAGGATGTGCGGGAGGCCACGCACCAGGAAGCCGTCAGCGCCCTGCTCCGGCCCTGCCTGGAGCTGGTACTGCTCGTGCGGAGGGACCCGCCGCCCCCGGGCATGCGGGAACTGTGCATCCAGAAGGCCCCCGGGGAGAGGCTGGGCATCAGCATCCGTGGGGGCGCCAAGGGCCACGCTGGAAACCCCTGCGACCCCACCGATGAGGGCATTTTCATCTCCAAG GTGAGCCCCACGGGAGCAGCTGGGCGAGACGGCCGTCTGCGGGTGGGGCTGCGGCTGCTGGAGGTAAACCAGCAGAGCCTGCTGGGCCTGACACACGGCGAGGCCGTGCAACTGCTGCGCAGCGTGGGCGACACCCTGACCGTGCTGGTCTGCGACGGTTTCGACACCAGCACTGCCACCCCCGAG GTGTCCCCAGGCGTCATCGCCAACCCCTTCGCAGCTGACCTTGGCCGCCGGAACAGCCTGGAAAGCATCTCCTCCATCGACCGAGAGCTGAGCCCTGAGGGCCCCGGCAAG GAGAAGGAGCTGCCCGGACAGATCCCACTGTGGGGCCCGGAGGCCACG GTGCTGCCTGGAAGTGGAGAGATGGCTGAGGTCCCCTGCTCCCCTGGCCACCAGCAG ATAAAGCCTGGGGTGATCCAGCCACTGGCTCAGGCCTGGCCAAGGGGCTCCCTGGCCCCCAGGGGCAGAGGTGGTCCCCAGCCC CCCCCGTCCCCGCCCTCCCCTGCCGAGCTGCCGGCCAACGTGAAGCAAGCCTATAGGACGTTCGCCGCTGTGCCCGGCCTACACCCGCCTCTGGACACCCCTGCCCAG ccccccatgCCTGGGCCCACGGCCTCGCCGGAGCAGCTGTCCTTCCGCGAGCGGCAGAAATACTTCGAGCTGGAGATGCGGGTGCCCCAGGCCGAGGGCCCCCCTAAGCGCGTGTCGCTGGTGGGCGCCGACGACCTGCGGAAGatgcaggaggaggagg CCCGCAAGCTACAGCAGAAGAGGGCACAGATGCTGCGCGACGCAGCGGCCGACACGGTGCGCCCAGAAGCTGATGCTCCCGAGGACGAGGAGCCTGAGGAGGAGCCACTCTGGGCCGGCCAGGGCCCCGTGGCTGAAGG GCTCGGCCCCGCGTCTCCCCCACCGCAGGGAGGCGGCGCCCCAGTGCGGACGGCCAAGGCCGAGCGGCGCCACCAGGAGCGGCTTCGTGTGCAGagccccgagctgccggccccaGAGCGGGCCCTGTCCCCAGCTGAGCGCCGCGCCCTGGAGGCGGAGAAGCGGGCGCTGTGGAGGGCGGCCAG GATGAAGTCCCTGGAGCAGGACGCCCTCCGTGCACAGATGGTCCTCAGCAAGTCCCAGGAGGGCCGAAGCAAGCGGGGACCCCTGGAGCGCCTGGCCGAGGCCCCCTCGCCCGCGCCCACCCCATCACCCACCCCCTTGGAAG ACCTCGGCCCCCAGACCGGCACCTCCCCAGGACGATTG GCCTTGTCTGGGAGGAAGTTTGACTACAGGGTGTTTGCCGCCCTCCCCTCTTCCAGACCTGTCTATGACATGCAG TCCCCAGATTTCACTGAGGAGCTGAGGTCCTTGGAACCACCTTCAAGCCCAG GTCTGCCAGAGGAGGATGGAGAGGTGGCCATGGTGCTTCTGGGCAGGCCCTCTCCAGGCTCTGCGGGTCCCGAGGAGGTGGCCTTGTGCAGCAGCCGCCGGGCCGTGCGGCCAGGGCGCCGGGGCCTGGGCCCAGTACCCTCCTAG
- the SCRIB gene encoding protein scribble homolog isoform X7, with translation MLKCIPLWRCNRHVESVDKRHCSLQAVPEEIYRYSRSLEELLLDANQLRELPKPFFRLLNLRKLGLSDNEIQRLPPEVANFMQLVELDVSRNDIPEIPESIKFCKALEIADFSGNPLSRLPEGFTQLRSLAHLALNDVSLQALPGDVGNLANLVTLELRENLLKSLPASLSFLVKLEQLDLGGNDLEVLPDTLGALPNLRELWLDRNQLSALPPELGNLRRLVCLDVSENRLEELPAELGGLVLLTDLLLSQNLLQRLPDGIGQLKQLSILKVDQNRLCEVTEAIGDCENLSELILTENLLTALPHSLGKLTKLTNLNVDRNHLEVLPPEIGGCVALSVLSLRDNRLAVLPPELAHTAELHVLDVAGNRLQSLPFALTHLNLKALWLAENQAQPMLRFQTEDDAQTGEKVLTCYLLPQQPLPSLEDPGLRSSPSESWGDAPLSRVSVIQFLEAPVGDDDPEEAAAEKRGLQRRATPHPSELKVMKRGVERRSEATSCRPDPVPPSPSEEEKRLSIESGLSADSHLSAGTASQGEPEDPLAEEEGLSQQEPMPATQEEVMEETYEELSQPTVRFAEDTLLLPREDGESEEGQPEAPWPLPGGRQRLIRKDTPHYKKHFKISKLPQPEAVVALLQGTPPDSEGPVGAGGWHNGPHMSWAPRAEEEEEGEAEEEEEGAAVEEEKAAASVPSVKGVSFDQANNLLIEPARIEEEELTLTIVRQTGGLGISIAGGKGSTPYKGDDEGIFISRVSEEGPAARAGVRVGDKLLEVNGVALQDAEHQQAVEALRGAGATVHMRLWRERMVEPENAVTVTALRPEDDYSPRERRGGSLRLPLLPPEPPRPPRQRHVACLVRSEKGLGFSIAGGKGSTPYRTGDGGIFISRIAEGGAAHRAGTLQVGDRVLSINGVDMTEARHDHAVSLLTAASPTIALLLEREAGGPRAPSPPPHSSPPTTAAPAAPGEPGPLRLSPGLLAAALEGPYPVEEICLPRAGGPLGLSIVGGSDHSSHPFGVQEPGVFISKVLPRGLAARSGLRVGDRILAVNGQDVREATHQEAVSALLRPCLELVLLVRRDPPPPGMRELCIQKAPGERLGISIRGGAKGHAGNPCDPTDEGIFISKVSPTGAAGRDGRLRVGLRLLEVNQQSLLGLTHGEAVQLLRSVGDTLTVLVCDGFDTSTATPEVSPGVIANPFAADLGRRNSLESISSIDRELSPEGPGKEKELPGQIPLWGPEATVLPGSGEMAEVPCSPGHQQPPSPPSPAELPANVKQAYRTFAAVPGLHPPLDTPAQPPMPGPTASPEQLSFRERQKYFELEMRVPQAEGPPKRVSLVGADDLRKMQEEEARKLQQKRAQMLRDAAADTVRPEADAPEDEEPEEEPLWAGQGPVAEGLGPASPPPQGGGAPVRTAKAERRHQERLRVQSPELPAPERALSPAERRALEAEKRALWRAARMKSLEQDALRAQMVLSKSQEGRSKRGPLERLAEAPSPAPTPSPTPLEDLGPQTGTSPGRLALSGRKFDYRVFAALPSSRPVYDMQSPDFTEELRSLEPPSSPGLPEEDGEVAMVLLGRPSPGSAGPEEVALCSSRRAVRPGRRGLGPVPS, from the exons ATGCTCAAGTGCATCCCGCTCTGGCGCTGCAACCGGCACGTGGAGTCGGTGGACAAGAGGCACTGCTCGCTGCAGGCCGTGCCCGAGGAGATCTACCGGTACAGCCGCAGCCTGGAGGAGCTGCTCCTCGACGCCAACCAGCTGCGCGAGCTGCCCAAG CCCTTCTTTAGGCTACTGAACCTGCGCAAGCTGGGCCTGAGCGATAATGAGATCCAGCGGTTGCCTCCGGAGGTGGCCAACTTCATGCAGCTGGTGGAGCTGGATGTGTCCCGGAATG ACATCCCTGAGATTCCTGAGAGCATCAAGTTCTGCAAAGCTCTGGAGATTGCTGACTTCAGTGGGAATCCCTTGTCCAG GCTCCCCGAAGGCTTCACTCAGCTACGCAGTCTGGCTCACCTGGCGCTAAATGACGTGTCCCTGCAGGCGCTGCCTGGGGACGTGGGCAA CCTTGCCAACCTGGTGACCCTGGAGCTCCGGGAGAATCTGCTCAAGTCCTTGCCTGC gtCCCTGTCTTTCCTGGTCAAGCTGGAACAGCTGGATTTGGGAGGCAACGATCTGGAAGTGCTG CCTGACACCCTGGGGGCCCTGCCCAACCTGAGGGAGCTGTGGCTGGACCGGAACCAGCTATCTGCCCTGCCCCCG GAGCTCGGGAATCTGCGGCGCCTGGTGTGCCTGGACGTGTCTGAGAACCGGCTGGAGGAGCTGCCTGCGGAGCTCGGGGGGCTGGTGCTGCTCACTGACCTGTTGCTCTCCCAGAATCTGCTGCAGCGGCTTCCGGACGGCATCG GTCAGTTGAAGCAGTTGTCCATCTTGAAGGTGGACCAGAATCGCCTGTGCGAGGTGACAGAAGCCATCGGGGACTGTGAGAACCTGTCGGAGCTGATTCTCACAGAGAACCTGCTGACG GCCCTGCCCCACTCCTTGGGGAAACTGACCAAGCTGACCAACCTCAACGTGGACCGGAACCACCTAGAGGTACTGCCACCTGAGATTGGGGGCTGCGTGGCACTCAGCGTCCTCTCTTTGAGGGACAACCGCCTGGCCGTCCTGCCACCAGAGCTTGCCCACACAGCTGAGCTACACGTGCTGGATGTGGCGGGCAACCG gctgcaGAGTCTGCCATTTGCACTCACGCACCTCAACCTGAAGGCCTTGTGGCTAGCAGAGAACCAGGCGCAGCCCATGCTTCGGTTCCAGACCGAGGATGACGCCCAGACAGGCGAGAAGGTTCTCACCTGCTACCTGCTGCCTCAGCAGCCGCTGCCCAGCCTTG AGGACCCTGGGCTGCGGAGCAGCCCTTCGGAAAGCTGGGGTGACGCCCCGCTCAGCCGTGTCAGCGTCATCCAGTTCCTGGAGGCCCCCGTGGGTGACGACGACCCGGAGGAAGCCGCTGCTGAGAAACGG GGTCTGCAGCGTCGGGCTACGCCACACCCCAGCGAGCTCAAGGTGATGAAGAGGGGTGTGGAGCGCCGGAGCGAAGCCACCTCCTGCAGGCCTGACCCTGTGCCACCCTCACCCTCCGAGGAG GAGAAGAGGCTGAGCATTGAGTCTGGCCTGAGTGCAGACTCGCACCTGTCTGCCGGCACAGCCTCCCAGGGCGAGCCTGAGGACCCGCTGGCTGAGGAGGAGGGGCTGAGCCAGCAGGAACCCATGCCAGCCACCCAGGAGGAGGTCATGGAGGAGACCTACGAAGAG CTCTCACAGCCCACCGTGCGCTTCGCGGAGGACACGCTGCTCCTGCCCAGGGAGGATGGCGAGAGTGAGGAGGGCCAGCCAGAGGCGCCCTGGCCCTTGCCAGGGGGCAGACAGAGGCTCATCCGCAAAGACACGCCCCACTACAAGAAGCACTTCAAGATCTCCAAGCTGCCCCAGCCTGAGGCCGTGgtggccctcctgcaggggacacCGCCAGACAGTGAGGGCccggtgggggctgggggctggcacAATGGCCCCCACATGTCCTGGGCTCCGAGagcagaagaagaggaggaaggcgaggctgaggaggaagaggagggggcggcggtggaggaggagaaggcggcCGCCTCTGTACCTTCTGTCAAG GGGGTGTCGTTTGACCAGGCCAATAACCTGCTGATAGAGCCCGCTCGCATTGAGGAGGAAGAG CTGACACTCACCATTGTGCGGCAGACGGGGGGCCTGGGCATCAGCATTGCGGGTGGCAAGGGCTCCACGCCCTATAAGGGGGATGACGAG GGCATTTTCATTTCCCGTGTGTCTGAGGAGGGCCCTGCGGCTCGGGCTGGGGTCCGAGTAGGTGACAAGCTCCTTGAG GTGAATGGCGTGGCCCTGCAGGACGCGGAGCACCAGCAGGCCGTGGAGGCGCTGCGTGGGGCGGGCGCCACCGTGCACATGCGGCTGTGGCGGGAGCGCATGGTGGAGCCTGAGAACGCGGTCACCGTCACGGCCCTGCGGCCCGAGGATGACTACAGCCCGCGGGAGCGGCGAGGGGGCAGCCTGCGCCTGCCCCTGCTCCCACCCGAGCCCCCCAGGCCCCCCCGCCAGCGCCACGTGGCCTGCCTTGTGCGCAGCGAGAAGGGGCTGGGCTTCAGCATCGCAGGCGGGAAAGGCTCCACGCCCTACCGGACCGGCGACGGG GGCATCTTCATCTCCCGCATCGCTGAGGGGGGCGCCGCCCACCGGGCAGGCACCCTGCAGGTCGGCGACCGCGTCCTTTCT ATCAACGGGGTGGACATGACCGAGGCCAGGCACGACCATGCCGTCTCCCTGCTGACCGCCGCCTCGCCCACCATCGCCCTGTTGCTGGAGCGGGAGGCTGGGGGGCCCCGAGCCCCGAGCCCTCCGCCccactcctccccacccaccactgctgcccctgctgccccaggggAGCCCGGGCCTCTGAGGCTGTCCCCTGGTTTGCTGGCCGCTGCCCTGGAGGGGCCGTACCCAGTGGAG GAGATCTGTCTGCCCAGAGCGGGGGGCCCCTTGGGGCTCAGCATCGTTGGGGGCTCCGACCACTCCAGCCACCCATTCGGTGTCCAGGAGCCTGGCGTGTTCATTTCTAAG GTGCTCCCGCGGGGCCTGGCTGCACGCAGCGGCCTGCGGGTCGGGGACCGCATCCTGGCAGTGAATGGGCAGGATGTGCGGGAGGCCACGCACCAGGAAGCCGTCAGCGCCCTGCTCCGGCCCTGCCTGGAGCTGGTACTGCTCGTGCGGAGGGACCCGCCGCCCCCGGGCATGCGGGAACTGTGCATCCAGAAGGCCCCCGGGGAGAGGCTGGGCATCAGCATCCGTGGGGGCGCCAAGGGCCACGCTGGAAACCCCTGCGACCCCACCGATGAGGGCATTTTCATCTCCAAG GTGAGCCCCACGGGAGCAGCTGGGCGAGACGGCCGTCTGCGGGTGGGGCTGCGGCTGCTGGAGGTAAACCAGCAGAGCCTGCTGGGCCTGACACACGGCGAGGCCGTGCAACTGCTGCGCAGCGTGGGCGACACCCTGACCGTGCTGGTCTGCGACGGTTTCGACACCAGCACTGCCACCCCCGAG GTGTCCCCAGGCGTCATCGCCAACCCCTTCGCAGCTGACCTTGGCCGCCGGAACAGCCTGGAAAGCATCTCCTCCATCGACCGAGAGCTGAGCCCTGAGGGCCCCGGCAAG GAGAAGGAGCTGCCCGGACAGATCCCACTGTGGGGCCCGGAGGCCACG GTGCTGCCTGGAAGTGGAGAGATGGCTGAGGTCCCCTGCTCCCCTGGCCACCAGCAG CCCCCGTCCCCGCCCTCCCCTGCCGAGCTGCCGGCCAACGTGAAGCAAGCCTATAGGACGTTCGCCGCTGTGCCCGGCCTACACCCGCCTCTGGACACCCCTGCCCAG ccccccatgCCTGGGCCCACGGCCTCGCCGGAGCAGCTGTCCTTCCGCGAGCGGCAGAAATACTTCGAGCTGGAGATGCGGGTGCCCCAGGCCGAGGGCCCCCCTAAGCGCGTGTCGCTGGTGGGCGCCGACGACCTGCGGAAGatgcaggaggaggagg CCCGCAAGCTACAGCAGAAGAGGGCACAGATGCTGCGCGACGCAGCGGCCGACACGGTGCGCCCAGAAGCTGATGCTCCCGAGGACGAGGAGCCTGAGGAGGAGCCACTCTGGGCCGGCCAGGGCCCCGTGGCTGAAGG GCTCGGCCCCGCGTCTCCCCCACCGCAGGGAGGCGGCGCCCCAGTGCGGACGGCCAAGGCCGAGCGGCGCCACCAGGAGCGGCTTCGTGTGCAGagccccgagctgccggccccaGAGCGGGCCCTGTCCCCAGCTGAGCGCCGCGCCCTGGAGGCGGAGAAGCGGGCGCTGTGGAGGGCGGCCAG GATGAAGTCCCTGGAGCAGGACGCCCTCCGTGCACAGATGGTCCTCAGCAAGTCCCAGGAGGGCCGAAGCAAGCGGGGACCCCTGGAGCGCCTGGCCGAGGCCCCCTCGCCCGCGCCCACCCCATCACCCACCCCCTTGGAAG ACCTCGGCCCCCAGACCGGCACCTCCCCAGGACGATTG GCCTTGTCTGGGAGGAAGTTTGACTACAGGGTGTTTGCCGCCCTCCCCTCTTCCAGACCTGTCTATGACATGCAG TCCCCAGATTTCACTGAGGAGCTGAGGTCCTTGGAACCACCTTCAAGCCCAG GTCTGCCAGAGGAGGATGGAGAGGTGGCCATGGTGCTTCTGGGCAGGCCCTCTCCAGGCTCTGCGGGTCCCGAGGAGGTGGCCTTGTGCAGCAGCCGCCGGGCCGTGCGGCCAGGGCGCCGGGGCCTGGGCCCAGTACCCTCCTAG